The Psychroflexus sp. ALD_RP9 region TTTCCCTTTAAATGAATTTCTATGTTTCCATACCTTTATAAAGGTTTCTTGAAGCCATTCATTAGCAAGCTCATTATTTCCTGACGCATAGCCTAAGCATAGCCTATGAATTTTAGAAGCCTGTAAGTTATAAATGTTAGTAAACTCTTGTTCAGTTATCATTATTTAGATGATAATATCGTTTTAATTTGTTTAAAAAACCATTCAGGTTGGTCTAGCATTATAAAATGGGCACTTTTTTCTGCCATAATAAAATTGTAATCTTTTAAATTGGCATACTGACTTTTATAAGTTTGCTTAACCATTTCCTTACCATAGGGTTGTGATGCTGCGATTATAGTAACAGGAATCGAAATGTTTTTTAAACTTTCTCTAAGATCTAACTTAAGGTAATCTGTATAGCCATAAACATATGTTTTTCGGTCAGATTCTAGTATCCAGTTCTTGATTTTTTCTTGAGCTGTGGCTTTAAGGCTCATTGTTTTAGACATGGCTATGGCAGTTTGCTCAAAGGCTACATCATCCATTGCCAGTAGTTGATTGTTATATGGACTTTTATACCTCAAGTTTTCGGGATTAAAATCAGGAATCATTAATGCACCAGAAGCAGGAAGCGCATCAATTAGTATGATTTTAGAAAGTTTTAAGTCCTTTTGTGCAGCAAGCCAAGTGGCCAAGGTTCCGCCCAAACTGTGTCCAATTATGGTAGTGTTTTGCAAGTTGTTTTTTAAGATATAGTTTTTTAGAGACTTATTGACTTTAGGTAACCAAGGGAATTCTATGGGTTCTTTTCCGCCAAAACCAGCTAAAGTGACCACATGGCATTCGTAATTTTTTTCAAGTTGCTTTACTAGTGGATTCCAAATACCTCCAGGAACTGTAAATCCAGGAATTAATAAAATAGGTTGTCCATTTCCTGTAACTTCTACACTGATAGGTTGACTTTCATTTTTTGCGTAAATTGAATAAGTAAATACAAATGAGATTAATAATAAAATTAAATTTTTCATTGTTATTAAGTTTTGGTTTCCCTTTAGATGCAGAAATCAAAAAATGTTACATTTTATATTAAGAGCTACAAGGAATATCGTTAATTTGTTTTTGATATGCTTTATTAAATGTTGTAGATACACCTTTTTAATAAAGCAAACTTAGCACTAAATCTTTTACAGCGGTGGTTGAATTTAAAGTGCCTATGAAAGATTATGGTAGAGGTTTTTGAGCAACAATCGCAGGCTTTGTTGGGTTTCTTATTCTTTTAATATAAATTGTTTAGGATACCTTTTTACACGCTATAAAACTTCTCTAAAGCGTGAGTTTTGGCAAAAAGGCGATTGTTGGTCGGCGATGAGGTAGCCAATTAAATGCCCTTGTTTCAGAATTAACATTAAAAAGTCAATACTATTAGGAATATTTTAGTCCATCATCAATATTTTAAACTCCTCAAAATTAATTGGTTTTAAGTGATAATGGTCTTGTAAGTTATAGTATTTAGCCTGCTCTATATCTGAGGGGTTTTCTGAACTTGTTAAAATATTGATACAGATATCTTTTGAAATTTCTAAAGTATGAAATTCAGTTAAAAATTGCCAGCCATTCAATAACGGCATATTGATGTCAAGTATAATTTTATCAGGGAGTAACTCAGGTGTATTTAAATGCGCCTTAATATGGTTAATTGCTTCGAGTCCATTTTCAAAAAATTCAACCTTGATCGTGTTTTGGTTAAGATTTGATAGGTATTTTTTTAAAATAAAAACCTGGATATCGTCATCCTCTACAATTATTATTTTTTTCATTTTATGCCTTGGGTATTCTAACTTTAAAATGCGTGCCTTTATTCACATCACTTTCAATAAAAATTCGACCTTGTAGGGTTTCAACTTGGTTTTTAACCATAAACAAACCCAAACCTCTAGATTCAATATTTTTGTTGGTATGAAAGCTGGTGTAGGCATTAAAAATACGGTCTCTATGTTTTTCTAAATCAATGCCCATACCATTATCTTTAAATGAAAGATTGACTTCATGTTTATTTTCATTAAGTAAGCTAATTTCAAGTTTAGATTCTGCCTTGCGGTCATCTCTATATTTAATTGCATTATTAATTAGATTATAAAAGATGCTCTTTACAAATGAGACATTAGATATAATGGTAAGGTCTTTAGGTAATTGGTTGTACAAGACAACTTGATTTGTTTGAGCTAAAAATTCTAATTCCTCAAAGCAATCATTGGTGAGATGATAAAGGTTAAGACTTACTTTATTTTCCTTAATTTTTGCATCTTCAATCAATAAATCATTAAGTTCTTTAAGTGTATTGGTCAGCTGATTTGAAGATTTAACCAGCTTATCAAAAAGCTCGTGTTCTTCAATTTCAGGAATGTCCATTTTCATGAGTGTCAATAGGCTTGAAATATTCCCAGCTGTAGATTTTAAGTTGTGAGAAATAATGTGGTTAAAGCTTTTAAGTTTATAGTTTTGCTCGCTCGCAATAAGTAAAGCTTCTTTAAATTGATTTTCTTTTTTAATCTGCTCTGAGATATCCTGAAAAGTACCATGAACACCAACGATTTCATCATTATAAAATAAAGGTTGGCCTATGGCTCTGACGTGTTTTAAATTGCCTTTGGCTGTTTTAATCCTTAAGGAAACATCATAAGGTTTTTGGTTGTTGTAACAATCATGAAACACTTCATTAATAACCGGACGATCTTCTTCTACGAAAAAATTAATTCCAGCCTCTAAATCAGGTATAAAATGCGCTTCAACCTCGTGAATCAGCCGGGTTGTATCACTCCAAAATATGTCTTCGTCTCTTAAGTTAACAGACCAAAACCCAATCAGAGCTTGACGATTACATTGTAAAAGCAACTCATAATTTGCAATTATTTTTGTTGGGGACATCAGGTATACTTTCAGTAAAAATAATCAAAAATAGGTATAACTTGCAAAAAAATATCTAGCCTAATACGAGCTTAAGTCATTTTTCATGCAAGAAATGCGGCTTTTGGGTTTTAAATAATTAATTAGTGCGCTTTT contains the following coding sequences:
- a CDS encoding alpha/beta fold hydrolase; translated protein: MKNLILLLISFVFTYSIYAKNESQPISVEVTGNGQPILLIPGFTVPGGIWNPLVKQLEKNYECHVVTLAGFGGKEPIEFPWLPKVNKSLKNYILKNNLQNTTIIGHSLGGTLATWLAAQKDLKLSKIILIDALPASGALMIPDFNPENLRYKSPYNNQLLAMDDVAFEQTAIAMSKTMSLKATAQEKIKNWILESDRKTYVYGYTDYLKLDLRESLKNISIPVTIIAASQPYGKEMVKQTYKSQYANLKDYNFIMAEKSAHFIMLDQPEWFFKQIKTILSSK
- a CDS encoding response regulator, which translates into the protein MKKIIIVEDDDIQVFILKKYLSNLNQNTIKVEFFENGLEAINHIKAHLNTPELLPDKIILDINMPLLNGWQFLTEFHTLEISKDICINILTSSENPSDIEQAKYYNLQDHYHLKPINFEEFKILMMD
- a CDS encoding PAS domain-containing sensor histidine kinase yields the protein MSPTKIIANYELLLQCNRQALIGFWSVNLRDEDIFWSDTTRLIHEVEAHFIPDLEAGINFFVEEDRPVINEVFHDCYNNQKPYDVSLRIKTAKGNLKHVRAIGQPLFYNDEIVGVHGTFQDISEQIKKENQFKEALLIASEQNYKLKSFNHIISHNLKSTAGNISSLLTLMKMDIPEIEEHELFDKLVKSSNQLTNTLKELNDLLIEDAKIKENKVSLNLYHLTNDCFEELEFLAQTNQVVLYNQLPKDLTIISNVSFVKSIFYNLINNAIKYRDDRKAESKLEISLLNENKHEVNLSFKDNGMGIDLEKHRDRIFNAYTSFHTNKNIESRGLGLFMVKNQVETLQGRIFIESDVNKGTHFKVRIPKA